TGCCAAGATAAATTTTTCACTCCCAATCTCGTTCATGCACTAGTGAAGTACAGTATGTGTGGAATGTCAAAGAGTCAAAGATATGCACCAGCAACCATTTGTATCCTGTTTGACAGACCAGGTTAAAGATGATGGACTGACATTAGAATTAAACTTAATTACATAATTTATTCAAttgcataatttaaaaaaataccatTTAAAATTGTCTTTTAACAAGGATTCCAGAAAAAAGAGAAGACTAAATTGTTAGCATTTTAAAAATGCAGATAAACAAAGTTATATTTATATGCAAATTAGgcaaaaatgtaataaataataTCTACAGCTACAGCTATGTATAAGTGGGTGTGGTGAACCAGAACAGATCATTACTAATAAACAtatggtactgtgcaaaagtcttcagcacatgtaaagaaatgctgtagaccaaaaatggcttaaaaataattaaattaaatgtttcaacataaaaaatactataaaaagtaatcagtaagccataataaatgaaacaaagtcaatatttggtgtgagatgaccccttgcttaaaaaaaaaaagtagtctgaggtacagtgagtgtagttttataaggaaatgatctgtaggttttactgagcatcttgcagaactagccacagttcttctggacactttgactgtcatactcgcgtcttaattttgcaccaaaacccagtagctttcattatattttcttttttaatctgaaaagtggtctctcatgtaatatgctgctcatatgcaaacatttttcttttcctgtaacatttaattttgtactggaaaacgaacctttggaactctaaaatgtttttgtattgactcgataatgtagaagtcataaaatagaaatctataacaaagtttgtatgaaaaaaatagggtgcctaagacttttacacagtactgtacatcacaGCATCACagataacacccccccccccccacacacacaaggtGTCTCTACATGGTGACATTAAACATAATCTTTTTCCATCATGCAAACTCATGCAGTTGAGTTTCACTATTCTACCAATTTCTGTCTCTGCACAGCGCTAAGTCCTCAGGACCTGATGGCTCCAGTGCTGTACCACGGATACTACATCCGTCCCCGCATCAACAAACAGCTGGAGAGGGGCTTCTCACAGGTGGACAGCGAGGAAGACTGGTACCGTGTTCTACTAGACGTCTGTCAGTTCACGCCGGACGAGCTGAGTGTGCGAACTGTGGACAACCTACTGGAGGTGACTGGGCGCCATACTCAGAGGATGGACCAACACGGCTTTGTTTCCAGAGAGTTCACACGCACCTATATCCTTCCTATTGGTGTTGACCCACTGCTGCTGCAAGTGTCTATATCTCATGATGGAATCATGTGTATTCAAGCTCCAAGGAGGGTTCAGGATTTAGAGCCTAAAATCAATGAACTCAAGATCAAAGTGGACAAGAAGGGAGAGAAGAGGTGCTAAAGTGGTCTGCCAcattcatatctttttttttttttacagggtaAAACCAAAGCAACAGCATTGTTGATACTTGATTTTTGAGGTTTCACCTCAGTTGAGGTATAGGTTCCTGAGAAAATGATTGTTTCTGACAATAAATTCTTAGAATAGATTGCTGATATTAGCAACAAATTCAGTCTTTAATATACTTTTAAATACGAGATTGGCAATTTTCCAATGGTACAGCATCTATTCATTCTTGACCATGCCTTCTATCTGACAATTTAAATTTCACCAAAGTGTCACTAAGAATGGCCTCATTGCcacaaaacaaccaaccaactaaccaaccaaaaaaaaaagtttgtatcctcTTGAGTTGGTAAATTTGTGCTTTTTAGGTTTGATTAAGATTCAGCTAGGATTGGGTTTATAAACCAATTTGttcagtcatctcattatctctagccactttatcctgttctacagggtcgcaggcaagctggagcctatcccagctgactacgggcgaaaggcggggtacaccctggacaagtcgccaggtcatcacagggctgacacatagacacagacaaccattcacacctacggtcaatttagagtcaccagttaacctaacctgcatgtctttggactgtgggggaaaccggagcacccggaggaaacccacacagacatggggagaacatgcaaactccacacagaaaggccctcgccggccacggggctcgaacccggaccttcttgctgtgagacaacagcgctaaccactacaccaccgtgccaccccttgttCAGTCATGCCATGGAAAAGGGAGACAAATAGTAATCACAATGTAGTATTGTTCATGTACAGTGTTTATTTATATTGAGTCTTTGCCTAAATCCATTGGATTTCAATTCAAAGATTAATTCAAGGATATTTTAATCTAT
Above is a window of Neoarius graeffei isolate fNeoGra1 chromosome 28, fNeoGra1.pri, whole genome shotgun sequence DNA encoding:
- the hspb2 gene encoding heat shock protein beta-2, translated to MTDRTVPHAYPMSVNYEMCTPARLYDQNFAEALSPQDLMAPVLYHGYYIRPRINKQLERGFSQVDSEEDWYRVLLDVCQFTPDELSVRTVDNLLEVTGRHTQRMDQHGFVSREFTRTYILPIGVDPLLLQVSISHDGIMCIQAPRRVQDLEPKINELKIKVDKKGEKRC